The Vibrio echinoideorum DNA window CTTGCTGAGTTAAATAAAATGAAGGCTCAGTTACAGTCTTGGGTGCATGATTGCCCAGGCGACACTTCTACCGAATGTCCGATTCTAAATAATCTATCTGGCCGTAGTTAGGCTGTTTCAGTTATAAATAATCGTCAGGCCGCAAATTATATTATTAGCCTGACTTTACTCACTTATCACAGCACTTTTCCGCCGTAATGTTTACAGATCAGCAGTGGCACATGAGTGACCGAGTTACCATCTGAACACTTAACAATAGGCCCCATATTTCCATTGCCCGGAGACTGAGTCCCTGCAATAGCGCTTCCAAACGACAGGCTGAACATAGCTGTTAAAATTATTAAAATATGTCTCATACGAACTCCGTTAGGTTTATCTCTGATTGAGATAAATGAAAGTATGGACAAGGAGAGGAAAATTTCAAAAATTTGACGAGCTTAACATTTTTATTAATTATAATTAAGCGAGCTAGTGGCTTCTAATTCATATATATATTGGTGTATAAACTAGGGTTTCTTATATCTTTTTAGTCTTATTAGATAAATTAGTTTTACGAAATAAGAACTTATTTTTTATTCAGTTCGATCTATCGCAATGATAATTCGAATGTTATTTGTCGTTTGAAGCTGCCAAAGCCCACATTTATCGTTAATGTAGGCTTTATATGCACTTTAATTATAAAGGCTCTATTATTAGAATTATTCCGTCTAAAGCAACAATCTTAATTTCGGTACCAGATTGGATATCTTGACTCGCTCTTGCTGACCAAGATGAGTCGCTAACTTTAATACGGCAATTCCCACGTTGAATATCTTCTGTTAAACGAACCGTTTGCCCAACTAGCTGCTTTTCTCTTTGATTCAGGTCTCTGTTAGCATCTGATTGCTTGTCGTTAGATAACTGTCTTCTCCACCACAACCAAGTGGTGATAAGCGAGAAACTCGCAAAGGACAACCATTGCATCTGCCAGCCGATTGGTAGCGCGCCTAATAGCGCTCCGACCAACATGGCAGATATGCCTATCCACAAAAAGTAACCAGCGGTGCCAACCAGCTCTAGGGCTAGCAGCGCTAGACCAAATGCTAACCAATGCCAATGGTTTACTTGCTCTAGTAACTCGAACATAAGTTAGTCCTTACTACCCTTATCATTCTTATGTGCAAACATCTCTGCGATACCTGCGATAGAGCCCATTAGGCCAGTCGCTTCGAGTGGTAGCATGATGATCTTGCCGTTTTGCGTATTTCGGTGATTGCGATCGCTCGTTTCGGTTTATTCCGATCACCTGATCCTACCGTTTTTCTCTCTTCTTATTTTTACTCTAAGTGATCGGATTGCGCCAGTTTTCTCATTGACTCACCTCCCAGTTCTATTCTATGACTATTGTGTACTAACCGATCCATTAGCGCGTCCGCGACGGTGGCGTTGCCGATCATGTTGTACCACTCCCTTACAGGTAACTGGCTGATGACGATTGTGCTGCTGTTTTGATAACGCTCTTCCAGCACTTCTAATAAGTGACCCGCATGCTCTTGAGTGAGTTTTTCCATCCCCCAGTCGTCGAGGATCAGTAAGGTTTTCTTAGCCAGCGATTGGAGTTGCTTTTGATAGCTACCATCCAGACGACCAGCGGTCAGGTCGTCAAGCAAGCGAGTTAATCGGTAGTACTTAACCGTTTGTTGTTGGTCACAGGCGCTGGTTGCCAGTGCGCAGGCAAGATACGTTTTGCCTGCGCCTGTTGGGCCTGTAACCAAGATGTTCTGGTGTTTGTATAGATAACTGCCCGTCAGAAGTTCGCTCATCTGTTTACGATTGAGGTTTCGTCCCTCCTTATAGATGAGTTGGCTCGGCTGCGCATCTACTCTCAGCTTGGCTTGTCGTTTTAAGCGTTGGATTTTGCTCTGATTGCGATTCAAGATCTCGCTTTCCAGAAGTAGGCTTAGCCTTTCCTCGAAGTCCAGTTCTGCGTAGGTGGTCAGTTGCTCTTGCTGCTGCTCTAATGCTTTCGCTACATGGCTCAAGCGTAGGGTTTTGAGTTGGTCGTTCAGTGCATTCATATCCTTTCTCCTAGTGATAACTGTTCGGGCCACGAACATTGCTATGAACAAGATTTGGCGTACTCGTGTTGTCTTTACTCAGTTGTCCTTCACGATTGTTTTTCAACAAATTGCTGATGAAGGTGTAATTGGATTTTGTCAGCATCAGCGCATCTTTACAGGCTTGCTCTAGGCGCGATTCGCCATAGGTTTTACTGAGGCTGAGCAAGCCAAGGCAGGAACGATAAGACTGCTCTGGATGAGGCTTGGAGTTCAGCATCTTATTGACGACTTCTCGTGTGGCTGGGCCGATATTGGCTCCCCAGCTAAGCAAGCGCCCTGGCGACCACTTCTGATGTTGATGGTTGCTTGGCATGTGCTCTGGTTGGGTGCTGTTTCCTCGCTCTCTTTGGCTACGTGGATGCTGGGCCACCAAGTTACCTTGATGGTAGATCTGCACCAGGCGATTAGAGGCTTCCAACTCGACATGGTGACCAACAAGTTGATGGGGAACCGAGTAGTAATGACGGCGATATTCGATGTGATAGTCAGGGCCAACTTTGGCTCGTTTAGTTTCGGTATACAGGTAACGCTGCCTAGGCAGTGGCTTTAATGCAGGTTTGTCGAGTTTATCGAACAGCGCTTGGCGGCTGGCGCCATACTGTTTCATCTCACGCTGATTTAACTCATTCATGAGTTCACGGATGGCGAGATTCAACTCTTTAAAAGTGTGGAAGGCTTGGTGTCGCAACCGCATCATGATCCAGCGTTCTACTAGGAGCACGGCATTCTCTGCCTTGGCTTTGTCTTTCGGTTTGTAGGGGCGAGCAGGCATCACGGCTGTTTGATAGTGATTAGCCAGCTTTTGATAGCTGTCGTTCAGTCTCGGCTCATAACGATTGGCTTTGGTGACTGCGCTGCGTAGGTTATCGGGAACTAAGAGTTGTGGTACGCCACCGAAGTGTTCGAACGCATTCGCATGCGCCTCTAACCAGTAGGGCTTCCCTTGGCTGGGGAAGGCTTCAACATAAGTGTAATTGGACGCGCCTAAAGTCGCGACGAACACCTCCGCTTCGCGCACTTCGCCTGTGTCAGGGTTGACCACCTGAAGCCGAGGCCCACAGTAATCGATAAACAGTTTATCACCTGCAACATGAAGCTGGCGCATGCTGCGTTTTTGGGTTTTGAACCAACGAGTGAAGTGCTCGCAGAACTGAGTGTAAGCGTAAGCTTGCTCTTGATATTGCTCATGATACTCCTGCCAGAGCAGCATCTTTGTCATACCTTTACGCCTGAGTTCGACTGCGTATTGAGTGAAGTCTGGCATAACTTTATCTCGACTGACTTTCTTGCCGTGATACAGCGTCTGTGTGAGATCTGCATCGCTGCAACTGTCGGGTAGAGGCCAACCAAGTTGGCTTTGTTTAAAGCGAGTAAGGAGTTCTGATACGGTGGACGGGCCGAGTTTAAGGCAAGAAGCGATACCACGATTTGAGAGACCGCAGTCGTATTTAAGGCGTAATACCTCTTTGATTTTGTTCATTGGAGTTCTCTTTTTGGCCATTGTCGCTTCCTTTCCTTCTTGTTTAAGAAGTAAAGAATAGCGAGCTATTGATTTAAAAGAGAAAAAGGAAGGATTTCGGCCATTACGATCGCGGTTTTCGCTATTCCGATCACCGATTTCGGAGTTTGACTAAAAGTGATCGGATAATCGCGGAATCAGTGATCGGTTTAAACCGAAATGGGTGATCGGATAATCCCGAAATGACTGATCGGAATGCTCCGAAATATGCACGTTTTCAGCTTGGCCAATAGACTTCAATGCGTCGGTATAACCTTGTGCTATAAAGTAATTTACCGCCTGCATGTCACCTTGAGCGATGGCTGTCGATACCATTTCTGTCGCTTTAGCTTCTGCTTCTGCTGCACGCTCACGAGCTTCTGCTTGCAGAATTGCTGCTTGCTTTTGACCTTCCGCTTTTAAGATTTCTGATTGCTTATGACCTTCCGCTTTTAGGATCTCAGCTTGTCTTACCCCTTCAGCCGATAAAATGTCGGCACGTTTGTTTCGCTCAGCTTTCATCTGGGCATTCATTGCAGCGGTCAGATCGGCTGGCGGTTGCACGTCTTTGATCTCGATACGAGTAACTTTTACACCCCAAGGGTTTGTTGCTTCATCCACGATATTTAGCAGCTTAGTATTGATCATGTCTCGTTGGCTAAGCATCTCATCCAGTTCCATAGAGCCAAGTACGGTACGGATGTTAGTTAGGGTTAAATTACGGATCGCATGCTCAAGGTCATTTACTTCATAAGCCGCTTTCGGAGCATCGATAACTTGTACGAAGCAGACTGCGTCAATCATGACATTAGCATTATCTTTAGAGATGACTTCTTGAGCAGGGACGTCGAGTACACGCTCCATCATGCTGATTCGCTGTCCGACTTTATCAATAAATGGAATAATCAGGTTCAAGCCTGGTTTGAGGGTCTGCGTATAGCGACCAAAGCGTTCGACAGTCCAGTTGTTGCCCTGTGGAACGGTTTTGACACCAGCGAAAATGAACAGTAGTGCGACGACAGTAAAGACGCCAATAGTAATCAATGTATCAATAGCCATACAAAATCCTTTGCAAGTTTAAGTTTTTGATAGTTCACTATTGATACTGGCTCATATTTAAATCCTGAGCAAATTTATAAACGAGAAATGGGCCATAAAATATTGATTTTATGGCCCATTTTATATTATTCATTCGATAAGCTAATTGATTGAATTGTCAGTTTTCGATGTTTAATCTAACGATTTTAGGCTTTTGTTAGTAAAGCAGAGAGTACAGTTGTCGACGGTACTTACTGGCAACAGGGTTTCCTTGCCCAAGCGCACTTAAGATGTCCATGAACTCTTTTTTCATGTCGCCATCGCAAGCATTTAGATCTTTTGCTAGGAAAGACCACAATAGCTCCATCGCTTCTTCGTTGCGGTTCACTTGGTGATATTGCAATGCTAACTCAGAGGCAGTCTTAGCGTCATTTGGGTCTTGCTGCAGAGCGGTTTCTAATGCCTGTATTTCAGGGCTGTCTGCTGCTTGCTTGTGAAGCTCCAGTTTCGCGACTAAGCCTTTGTAGTAGTTGTCTTGGTACTCTAGAGGAATGGTGGCTAGCTGAGTTTCAGCAAGATCAAACTGTTGCGTTTCTAACAAACACTCTGCGATCGCCAGTTTTATTTCGCCTTTGCTTGTTAGCGTAGCTGGAAGTTGTTGCATTGCTGCCAGTGCTTGCGTGTGCTCACCTGCTTGCATTTGCTCCAGAGCTTGACGTAATGCAAGTTCATCTTGGCTAGGAAGGTGCTTGCTTAGCATTTCAACAATCGCTTCTAAGCTCTGAGGGCCACCAAGCCCATCGACAGGCTGACCGTTAACAAAAAGTGCAATAGTCGGCAGTGCTTGAACCCCAAATTGGCTAGCAATGGCTTGCTCTTGCTCGCAATTCAACAGGGCTAGGGTGAAAGCGCCATTGTATTGCTGAGTTAGTGTTTGTAGTTCAGGAATGACTTGGGCGCTCTCTTGGCTCATTGGTGCCCAAAAATGGATGAGTACAGGTGTCTGCATCGAACCTTCTAATACTTGACGAAAGTTCTGCTCATTAAGTTCAACAATATGCGGAGATTGCATTTACGTTCCTTGAGGTTTGTTTTATGGATACGTTGCAAATATGGGGGGATAAGTCGGTAACTTCAAGATCTAACTGGGTTATCTCAGATAAAAAGAGACAAATAAAAACGCCATGCTTCGATGTTGTTAGGATGTTTATCTCAACATAGAAGGCATAGCGTTATCATTTCAGTGGTCAGTGAGGCGTTGCGAGAGGTATTCAAAACAGAATAAACAACGTAATAGCCAGACTTACACCTACCCAATTAAGGCGATTTAAAGTCATGAAATTTCCAAAGTATATTCATCAATTGGGAATAACTGATGAGATAGGCTAAATCATGACACCTTATTGTTACGAATAAATTACATCGTTACATTAAAGTTTGAGACTGTTCATGCAAAGTTAGTAATTTATGCAGCTTTTCGTAAAATAGGGTCTAGCAAACGACTAGGTAGAATTCTTTTCAATACAGCAAATACCTTGGTCGGGGTAGTCACACGGTATCTCAACCTAGGTTTACCAGCAGTGAGAGCATGGAAAACCGGCTCAATACAGCTTTCAGGTGGCAAAACAAAAGCGTTGTTCGATGATTCTTTTTCGAGACGGTCTTTTTGTTGTTGGTAAGCTTCTTGATGAGCACTGCCTGAAATGGATATCCATTTATTGAATGCTTTGAGGGCATTGGTTCTGAATTGAGTCTCAATTGGCCCCGGCTGTAATAATGATATGTGTATACCACTACCGTGAAGCTCTAAGCGTAATGTGTCTGTCCACCCTTCGAGAGCGAACTTCGACGCATTATATGCGCCACGATATTTCATGGCGGCAAAACCTAATACTGAGCTGTTTTGTACAATGCGTCCTTCACCGCGTTCACGCATGTGCGGAAGGATTTGGCAAACTAAGTGATGCCAACCAAAGAAATTGGTTTCAAATTGCTCTCTGAGCCCTTGGGTTGGCAAATCCTCTAGCGCGCCAGCTTGACCATAAGCCCCATTATTGAATAAACCATACAACCCGTTAGGCGCGAGCTCTATCGCTCGCTTCGCCCCTTGCTCGATGCTTTCTTGATTGGAAAGGTCTAACTGAATACAAGTGAGTCCTTCGTCTTGAAGGCGTTTTACATCTCGTGGGTGGCGACAGGATGCAATGACATTAAAACCACGTTTTTGCAGTGCATGAGCACATGTATAGCCTATACCCGTTGAGCAGCCAGTGATAAGAATCGACTTGTTCACACTTAATCCTTTATTAGAGTCTCTATCTCTCTAGAGTAAAGAATTAGTCTTGATGTTGTAACAAGTTTTTCAGAGCAGGTTCGATTCTTGAGTAACTGAATATAAAACCCATCTCGGTCAATTTCTTTGGCTTAGAACGAATGCTATCGAATAGTAGACAAGAAGATTCGCCCATGAGCAGCGACATCGCCCATTTGGGTGTGAAGAGAATATGCGGACGTCGTAACTGTTTGGCTAATGTGCTACTAAATTGTTTGTTGGTGACGGGATGAGGGGCGCATAGATTAAATTCCCCCTGAGCGTGAGGGATCGATAATAAGTGGTTGATGGCCCTAACCATATCAAGCATATGAATCCATGGCATGTATTGCTTTCCTGAGCCTAGTGGTCCACCTACACCAAGTTTGTATGGCATCAGCATCTTCTTTAGCGCTCCACCATTTTCGCCAAGAACAATACCTGTCCGGAGCAATATAACGCGAGTGTTATCTGATTGAGCTCGTTTAGCGATGTCTTCCCAATGAGCACAGACTTTGTGAGGAAAGCTTTCATCCTCTACTTGTAATGATTCATCAAACGGTCTTTGTTGTTGATCACCATAGTAACCGACGGCTGAGCCACTGATAAAAGTCTGTGGTGGATTTGTACTGGTGTGGATTAGCTCGACGATTTTTTCTGTGATATTCCAGCGGCTAAGACAAATCCTCTCTTTTTGTTCTGCACTCCAACGTTTGTCGGCAATGGGTTCTCCCGCGAGGTTGACCACTGCGTCGAAATTATTGAGGTCGTCGAGATCATCAAGAGACTGTATGTAGTGAAGATTGTTTTGGTTGAGATGGTTCAGGCTTTGCTTTGCTTTTTCTGGGCTCCGCGTCAGTAATGTCACGTCGTCAGTGTTCCAACTCTTGATCAATTCAGAGCCAATAAATCCAGTACCACCAGTTAACAATATCTTCATACCAATCTCCCTATTAAACATAATTATAGACATGGCTTGTTTTTAATATCCAACCAATACGAAAAAGTCACTATAACGATCAGTTGATTTCAATCGTGTGATAGCCAAATTATGCCCTTAATAAATAGACATATGAATTTAATCGTTGATAGCGGAATGTATACCTTTATCACACTTATGAACTTTACTCGGATAGGTTACCAACTGCGTAATATTTATCACATAAGCAACGATAATGATTTGCCATGATTATTAGTAATTGATAACCGAGCGTAATCGTAAACAAAAGGAGTCACGATGACAGCAGTGCTTGCTTTGTTTCGAGCTATGTTAGGTAGCCTGAGAGACTTATTACCGATTGTCGCGGTGATTGCTTTCTTCCAACTCGCGGTTCTCCAAGAGCCGCTTCCTCATCTATTTTCTATTTTGTTTGGCCTGATGCTGGTGGTTTTAGGCCTCACTTTTTTCATCTTCGGACTCGAAATGGGACTTTTCCCGATTGGAGAGTCGATGGCTCAAGCATTTGCTCGCAAGGGGAGTGTGTTCTGGTTACTGACCTTTGCTTTTTGTTTAGGCTTTGGTACCACCATCGCAGAACCCGCATTAACTGCGGTTGCTGCCGAGGCCGCTGAAGTGGCGGCAGAAGGCGGCGTTATCCCCAACTCTTTAGATGAGATGGAACAATACGCTGATGGTCTCAGGCTTACTGTGGCGCTTTCTGTTGGTATCGCGATTTTACTTGGCGTGTTACGAATCCTGAAAGGCTGGCCAATTCAATACATGATTATCGGTGGTTATATTGGTGTTGTGGTGCTGACAGCATTTGCTCCTGAAAATATCATCGGTATCGCATATGACTCTGGAGGCGTGACGACTTCAACCATCACCGTTCCTCTCGTTACTGCTTTAGGGGTTGGTTTGGCTTCTGCGATTAAGGGACGTAATCCTATGATTGATGGATTTGGCTTGATCGCGTTTGCCTCACTATTGCCGATGATGTTTGTGATGGTTTATGGAATGGTGGTGACATGATCAGCTTCCAGCAATTTATAGATACTTTTCTTGGTACCGTGACTGATGTTATTCCTATTGGTGTCATTATCTTTGGTTTTCAGTTAGCGGTGTTACGTAAGCCTGTCACTAATTTAGCCAAAGTACTACTTGGCTTTTTCTACGTGATCTTAGGTCTCTCTCTATTTTTGATGGGGCTTGAATTGGCATTGTTTCCTTTAGGGGAGACGATGGCGATGCAATTAACCGAGCCAAGTTTTTTGTCGGAATTTAAGATCAGCTCAGGACATGAATTGGTGTGGTTTGACTATTACTGGGTCTATCTGTTTGCATTCTTTATTGGTTTTAGTACTACGATAGCCGAACCTTCTTTGATTGCTGTCGCAATTAAGGCGAACCAAGTTTCTGGTGGCAGCATTAGGATCAACGGTTTAAGAATTGCTGTCGCACTCGGTGTCGCGATTGGTATCTCCCTTGGGAGTTATCGCATCGTTGCAGGTGACCCTATCCACTACTACATCATTTTTGGTTATGTCATCGTCGTGATTCAAACCTTCTACGCGCCCAAACTAATTATTCCGTTAGCTTACGATTCGGGTGGCGTAACCACATCAACGGTGACGGTGCCCTTGGTGACGGCTCTTGGGTTAGGGCTTGCTTCAACCGTACCTGGACGTAATCCCGTGATCGATGGTTTTGGCTTGATTGCGTTTGCCAGCTTATTTCCAATCATCTCTGTAATGGGCTATGCCCAAATAACACATTGGTTAAATCGTTTACACACCTCTAAGGAGAGTAAAGATGCGCTTTAAACTTATCTTAGCGTTTGTCGAAGAGAGCAAGACAGACATCGTGCTTGACGCCGCGCGTGATGCTGGCGCAACCGGAGCGACGGTGATTAATAATGCCAGAGGACAGGGCTTAAACCAGAAACGCACTTTCTTTGGCTTGACGCTAGAGGTTCAAAAAGACGTGTTGTTGTTTGTTGTCGAAGAGCATTTAGCTAGACATATTCTCGAAAGGATCAGTGAGGTGGGGGAGTTTGACCAAGAATCGGGGCAAGGTATTGCGGTACAGATAGATGTAGAAGATGCCGTAGGGGTTGCGCACCAAGTAGAGACGTTGACTAAAATTGTAGAGGATGAGCTATGAGTAGCAGTGAAAGAATCCGAGTGAGTGATGTAATGGCCAATACCTATGTCATTATCGATGGGTTGACCACCGTGTTAGAAGCGATTGAGATGGCAAGAAAACACAAGGTAAAAGCCATTATCGTAGATAAACGTCATGAGGATGATGAGTACGGCATTGTATTGATGAATGACATTGCTAAGAAAGTGCTTGCTAAGAACCGTTCTCCAAAGCGAACCAATGTTTATGAAATCATGACAAAACCAGCCTTAAGTGTGTCGGCAGATATGAACGTTAAGTATTGCGCTCGACTGTTTGAGCGGTTTGGTATCAGTCGTGCTCCGGTGGTCAGTAATAATCAAATCGTCGGTATGGTTAGTTACAATAATATCGTGATCAACGGCATGGCGAGAGATGACGTGTAGCCTTTCGATACGTACAATAGACACATAAGTTTTATGGAGAAGTACGTGTGAAATTATTTTTTGCTTCCGATCTACACGGATCGCTGCCAGCAACAGAAAAGGTATTAGAACTCTATCAAGCGTCCGGTGCGCAATATTTAGTTCTACTGGGTGATATTCTGAATCACGGTCCGAGAAACCCGATTCCTGAAGGATATAATCCGCCAGCGGTCGCAGAGAAGTTAAATGAGCTCTCTCAAGAGATCATCGCGGTTCGCGGTAATTGCGATAGCGAAGTGGATCAGATGCTGCTGTTTTTCCCGATGATGATGGATTATTCGTGGGTACTGTTAGAGTCAGGTGCGCGTATTTTCTTAACTCATGGTCACCTTTATAACACGACTAAGCGACCTGTATTAAAAGCGGGTGATGTTATTGCGCATGGGCATACTCATATCCCTGTTGCCGAATACCAAGATGGTGTGTTTATTTTCAATCCAAGCTCAGTTACATTTCCAAGAAATGGCCATGCCGCTAGCTATGGCCTCTATGAAAATAACACATTCAAAGTAATTAGCTTGGAAGGTGAGTTGCTTGTGAGTGGCAAGTTATAAACTGGTCGTCTTAAGTAAATAGATCAAAGCCTTCAGATAAGGCTTACTTTGAGTCTACGTGGCCAAGATCTCTATCTGGAGCAATGATGTTTCGAACTCTTTGCTTCAGAACTTTCGCCTCAGGAAAGCCTCCATCGGCTTTTCTTTCCCAAATTTGCACACCATTACAAAAGATTTCAAATCGCCCACCCGTATCGGGGTGCAAACTTACTTGCTCTATTTCTTCACTGAAAGTATGCAGTAACTCTTGGCATAACCAGCTAGAACGAAGCATCCAATTGCATTGACGGCAATAGTGTATGGATATAGACGCTTTAGTGAATGATGAAGCGGTTTGCTCTGATTCTTTGCTCATGGGTAATCCTTTAAGCGCGAGTAAATTCCTAGTCCCAATATCACGGTTTCAA harbors:
- the istB gene encoding IS21-like element ISVch3 family helper ATPase IstB yields the protein MNALNDQLKTLRLSHVAKALEQQQEQLTTYAELDFEERLSLLLESEILNRNQSKIQRLKRQAKLRVDAQPSQLIYKEGRNLNRKQMSELLTGSYLYKHQNILVTGPTGAGKTYLACALATSACDQQQTVKYYRLTRLLDDLTAGRLDGSYQKQLQSLAKKTLLILDDWGMEKLTQEHAGHLLEVLEERYQNSSTIVISQLPVREWYNMIGNATVADALMDRLVHNSHRIELGGESMRKLAQSDHLE
- a CDS encoding NfeD family protein; this encodes MFELLEQVNHWHWLAFGLALLALELVGTAGYFLWIGISAMLVGALLGALPIGWQMQWLSFASFSLITTWLWWRRQLSNDKQSDANRDLNQREKQLVGQTVRLTEDIQRGNCRIKVSDSSWSARASQDIQSGTEIKIVALDGIILIIEPL
- a CDS encoding SelT/SelW/SelH family protein; amino-acid sequence: MSKESEQTASSFTKASISIHYCRQCNWMLRSSWLCQELLHTFSEEIEQVSLHPDTGGRFEIFCNGVQIWERKADGGFPEAKVLKQRVRNIIAPDRDLGHVDSK
- a CDS encoding SDR family oxidoreductase translates to MNKSILITGCSTGIGYTCAHALQKRGFNVIASCRHPRDVKRLQDEGLTCIQLDLSNQESIEQGAKRAIELAPNGLYGLFNNGAYGQAGALEDLPTQGLREQFETNFFGWHHLVCQILPHMRERGEGRIVQNSSVLGFAAMKYRGAYNASKFALEGWTDTLRLELHGSGIHISLLQPGPIETQFRTNALKAFNKWISISGSAHQEAYQQQKDRLEKESSNNAFVLPPESCIEPVFHALTAGKPRLRYRVTTPTKVFAVLKRILPSRLLDPILRKAA
- a CDS encoding DUF1538 domain-containing protein; the protein is MTAVLALFRAMLGSLRDLLPIVAVIAFFQLAVLQEPLPHLFSILFGLMLVVLGLTFFIFGLEMGLFPIGESMAQAFARKGSVFWLLTFAFCLGFGTTIAEPALTAVAAEAAEVAAEGGVIPNSLDEMEQYADGLRLTVALSVGIAILLGVLRILKGWPIQYMIIGGYIGVVVLTAFAPENIIGIAYDSGGVTTSTITVPLVTALGVGLASAIKGRNPMIDGFGLIAFASLLPMMFVMVYGMVVT
- a CDS encoding CBS domain-containing protein, whose product is MSSSERIRVSDVMANTYVIIDGLTTVLEAIEMARKHKVKAIIVDKRHEDDEYGIVLMNDIAKKVLAKNRSPKRTNVYEIMTKPALSVSADMNVKYCARLFERFGISRAPVVSNNQIVGMVSYNNIVINGMARDDV
- a CDS encoding P-II family nitrogen regulator; amino-acid sequence: MRFKLILAFVEESKTDIVLDAARDAGATGATVINNARGQGLNQKRTFFGLTLEVQKDVLLFVVEEHLARHILERISEVGEFDQESGQGIAVQIDVEDAVGVAHQVETLTKIVEDEL
- a CDS encoding DUF1538 domain-containing protein yields the protein MISFQQFIDTFLGTVTDVIPIGVIIFGFQLAVLRKPVTNLAKVLLGFFYVILGLSLFLMGLELALFPLGETMAMQLTEPSFLSEFKISSGHELVWFDYYWVYLFAFFIGFSTTIAEPSLIAVAIKANQVSGGSIRINGLRIAVALGVAIGISLGSYRIVAGDPIHYYIIFGYVIVVIQTFYAPKLIIPLAYDSGGVTTSTVTVPLVTALGLGLASTVPGRNPVIDGFGLIAFASLFPIISVMGYAQITHWLNRLHTSKESKDAL
- a CDS encoding co-chaperone YbbN yields the protein MQSPHIVELNEQNFRQVLEGSMQTPVLIHFWAPMSQESAQVIPELQTLTQQYNGAFTLALLNCEQEQAIASQFGVQALPTIALFVNGQPVDGLGGPQSLEAIVEMLSKHLPSQDELALRQALEQMQAGEHTQALAAMQQLPATLTSKGEIKLAIAECLLETQQFDLAETQLATIPLEYQDNYYKGLVAKLELHKQAADSPEIQALETALQQDPNDAKTASELALQYHQVNRNEEAMELLWSFLAKDLNACDGDMKKEFMDILSALGQGNPVASKYRRQLYSLLY
- the istA gene encoding IS21 family transposase gives rise to the protein MAKKRTPMNKIKEVLRLKYDCGLSNRGIASCLKLGPSTVSELLTRFKQSQLGWPLPDSCSDADLTQTLYHGKKVSRDKVMPDFTQYAVELRRKGMTKMLLWQEYHEQYQEQAYAYTQFCEHFTRWFKTQKRSMRQLHVAGDKLFIDYCGPRLQVVNPDTGEVREAEVFVATLGASNYTYVEAFPSQGKPYWLEAHANAFEHFGGVPQLLVPDNLRSAVTKANRYEPRLNDSYQKLANHYQTAVMPARPYKPKDKAKAENAVLLVERWIMMRLRHQAFHTFKELNLAIRELMNELNQREMKQYGASRQALFDKLDKPALKPLPRQRYLYTETKRAKVGPDYHIEYRRHYYSVPHQLVGHHVELEASNRLVQIYHQGNLVAQHPRSQRERGNSTQPEHMPSNHQHQKWSPGRLLSWGANIGPATREVVNKMLNSKPHPEQSYRSCLGLLSLSKTYGESRLEQACKDALMLTKSNYTFISNLLKNNREGQLSKDNTSTPNLVHSNVRGPNSYH
- a CDS encoding TIGR01777 family oxidoreductase, whose product is MKILLTGGTGFIGSELIKSWNTDDVTLLTRSPEKAKQSLNHLNQNNLHYIQSLDDLDDLNNFDAVVNLAGEPIADKRWSAEQKERICLSRWNITEKIVELIHTSTNPPQTFISGSAVGYYGDQQQRPFDESLQVEDESFPHKVCAHWEDIAKRAQSDNTRVILLRTGIVLGENGGALKKMLMPYKLGVGGPLGSGKQYMPWIHMLDMVRAINHLLSIPHAQGEFNLCAPHPVTNKQFSSTLAKQLRRPHILFTPKWAMSLLMGESSCLLFDSIRSKPKKLTEMGFIFSYSRIEPALKNLLQHQD
- the yfcE gene encoding phosphodiesterase → MKLFFASDLHGSLPATEKVLELYQASGAQYLVLLGDILNHGPRNPIPEGYNPPAVAEKLNELSQEIIAVRGNCDSEVDQMLLFFPMMMDYSWVLLESGARIFLTHGHLYNTTKRPVLKAGDVIAHGHTHIPVAEYQDGVFIFNPSSVTFPRNGHAASYGLYENNTFKVISLEGELLVSGKL